The Cucumis melo cultivar AY chromosome 6, USDA_Cmelo_AY_1.0, whole genome shotgun sequence genome includes a region encoding these proteins:
- the LOC103491864 gene encoding ervatamin-B-like — MTIMKFLIVPLVLIAFTSHLCEGFKLEGKDFESEKSLMQLYKRWSSHHRISRNANEMHKRFKVFKDNARYVFRKNQMGRSLKLQLNQFADMFDDEFSSIHSSNITYYKNLHAKTIKAAGSRVGGFMYERAKEIPSSIDWRKKGAVNAIKNQGGCGSCWAFAAVAAVESIHQIKTNELVSLSEQEVVDCDYRDGGCRGGHYNSAFEFIMENGGITIEDNYPYYEGDGYCRRRRGYNERVRIDGYENVPRNNEYALMKAVAHQPIAVAIASGGSDFKFYGQGMFTEQDFCGFNIDHTVVVVGYGTDEDGDYWIIRNQYGTQWGMNGYMKMQRGARNPEGVCGMAMQPAYPVKY; from the exons ATGACCATCATGAAATTTCTTATTGTTCCCCTTGTTTTGATTGCTTTCACATCTCACCTATGTGAGGGCTTTAAGTTGGAAGGTAAGGATTTTGAATCTGAAAAAAGTTTAATGCAACTCTACAAGAGATGGAGTAGCCACCATAGAATTTCAAGGAATGCAAATGAGATGCACAAGCGCTTCAAGGTGTTCAAAGATAATGCAAGATATGTGTTTAGAAAAAATCAAATGGGAAGATCATTAAAATTGCAGCTTAACCAATTTGCTGATATGTTTGATGATGAGTTTAGTAGTATACATAGTTCCAATATTACTTACTACAAAAACCTACATGCCAAGACAATAAAAGCTGCTGGTAGTCGTGTTGGCGGATTTATGTATGAACGTGCAAAGGAAATTCCATCTTCAATTGACTGGAGGAAAAAAGGAGCTGTGAATGCCATAAAAAATCAAGGCGGATGTg GAAGTTGTTGGGCGTTTGCAGCTGTGGCTGCCGTAGAATCTATTCaccaaataaaaacaaatgagTTAGTATCTCTATCAGAGCAAGAGGTGGTGGATTGTGATTATAGAGATGGTGGTTGTCGTGGGGGACATTATAACTCTGCATTTGAGTTCATAATGGAAAATGGTGGAATCACAATTGAGGATAACTATCCGTATTATGAAGGAGATGGATATTGTCGTAGACGAAGA GGTTACAACGAGAGAGTGAGAATTGATGGATACGAGAACGTACCTCGAAACAACGAGTATGCTTTGATGAAAGCAGTGGCCCACCAACCGATAGCGGTGGCTATAGCTTCAGGTGGAagtgattttaaattttatgggCAG GGAATGTTTACGGAACAAGACTTTTGTGGGTTTAATATTGACCACACAGTAGTGGTAGTTGGATACGGAACTGATGAAGATGGAGATTATTGGATAATAAGGAACCAATATGGAACTCAATGGGGAATGAATGGTTATATGAAGATGCAACGAGGAGCACGAAACCCAGAAGGTGTATGTGGGATGGCAATGCAACCTGCCTATCCAGTGAAGTACTAG